The Podospora pseudocomata strain CBS 415.72m chromosome 3, whole genome shotgun sequence genome window below encodes:
- a CDS encoding hypothetical protein (COG:S; EggNog:ENOG503PCCE), whose product MAVAAVNNDFLGRVGKGVLGTTARELAGWVCKGDQNDRGLRREVTGCIQRALEAGGEEGVVGEGSLELVKVIMANTEVVLRGVRRGLGVGDIWVGDHGEGEVWEDDFGGVVLGA is encoded by the coding sequence atggcggttgCGGCGGTGAATAACGATTtcttggggagggtggggaaaGGGGTGTTAGGTACTACGGCGAGGGAGTTAGCAGGCTGGGTTTGTAAAGGGGATCAGAATGacagggggttgaggagggaggtgacgggTTGTATACAACGGGCGTTGGAggctggtggagaggagggggtggtgggggaggggagtttGGAGTTAGTCAAGGTTATTATGGCTAATacggaggtggtgttgaggggggtgaggagggggttaggggtgggggatatttgggttggtgatcatggggagggggaggtctgggaggatgattttgggggggttgttttgggAGCTTGA